A stretch of the Deltaproteobacteria bacterium genome encodes the following:
- a CDS encoding L,D-transpeptidase — translation MIFSCLVVCFCLVALGATSRAEEPDYHRLCQELKKSGFKIVYSGLAYGVPFVEIEIPQDFSITRLCRRVPSFNRDFDQCRNRISFFNALHPSYIKTRTREPFSIESSTLRVPLDLYKMPEIFPAYDKSLVQHGKYLLVDIGKGFLAFYVAGELKRVFPISAGAPGQKTPLITFAVQAKFQNHWSTIYETWMPWALLLQRPYYIHGGALPGKNDSAGCIRLFTHHAQELFDLVEVGTPGRIIHTPKLDRTHPVPFCR, via the coding sequence ATGATTTTTAGCTGTCTGGTGGTGTGCTTCTGTCTGGTCGCCCTGGGAGCCACCAGCAGGGCAGAAGAACCGGACTACCACCGACTGTGCCAGGAGTTAAAAAAATCCGGGTTTAAAATCGTTTACTCCGGTTTAGCTTACGGTGTCCCGTTCGTCGAAATCGAGATCCCCCAGGACTTTTCCATCACCCGCCTCTGTCGGCGCGTCCCCAGCTTCAACCGCGATTTTGATCAATGTCGGAACAGAATCTCCTTTTTCAACGCCCTCCACCCCTCATATATCAAGACCCGCACCCGAGAGCCGTTCTCCATCGAAAGCAGTACGCTGCGAGTTCCTTTAGATCTTTACAAAATGCCAGAGATTTTCCCGGCCTATGACAAGTCCTTGGTGCAGCATGGTAAATACCTGCTGGTAGATATTGGCAAGGGCTTTCTGGCTTTTTACGTCGCGGGAGAACTCAAGCGGGTATTTCCAATTTCGGCCGGGGCTCCGGGCCAAAAGACGCCCTTAATCACCTTTGCGGTCCAGGCCAAGTTTCAGAACCACTGGTCCACTATTTACGAGACCTGGATGCCGTGGGCTCTGCTGCTCCAGCGGCCGTACTACATTCACGGCGGTGCCCTCCCCGGCAAAAACGATTCTGCCGGCTGCATCCGATTATTCACCCATCATGCCCAGGAATTGTTTGACCTGGTAGAGGTCGGTACCCCGGGCCGCATCATCCACACCCCTAAACTGGACCGCACGCATCCGGTCCCTTTCTGCCGCTAA
- a CDS encoding BamA/TamA family outer membrane protein, with amino-acid sequence MTRFEEEDAPLSLRSLTITGNQIIPTNNIKEELTLTLPSRWPWKKLPPFKPKGLERDVERLQAFYRQQGFYHARITPKIQKDEEGRVEVEVNIDEGPWVEVTDVDIEIANTFLAVELSTLQDQWPLKPGERFIESNYEELKRLYLNYLLDHGYPRGTVEGKIYLDDVKNTARIRVKVIPGPLSYFGAISVEGEQETPEYIILRKLTFEKGEIFNFEEIYNSQRNLYKLDLFESVALTPEEVPEKERYIPISVKVKEKKKRSIKLGLGYGDEEELRARLALRTRNVGGGGRVLDLESKYSSIESRVEAIFMNPQLWASFFDLAIQGGWIREDLPAYTNRTYYTQSRLERDLPWDFRLHFGHNLLFTRYYDIHPETKELLREPESDELFRISSAILGLRQETTDNSVDPTEGGLLFGEGELASNFLGSNLQFGSTVLEGRRYQGIGGKKFILAARLKLGLIEPIQSTDEIPLYRRFFCGGYNSVRGYRLDYLGPRDSAGNPIGGNALLEGSLEARVPLYKEFRGVVFLDFGNVYPLVEDLDVGQLKYSAGFGLRYSSPIGPVGVDIGFPLNPIDRHKDDYRIHFTIGQAF; translated from the coding sequence ATGACCCGATTTGAAGAAGAGGATGCCCCTCTGTCGCTCCGCTCCCTGACAATTACCGGCAACCAGATTATTCCTACTAACAATATTAAAGAAGAACTCACACTCACCCTGCCATCCCGCTGGCCCTGGAAAAAACTGCCCCCCTTCAAGCCAAAGGGACTGGAAAGAGATGTAGAACGTTTGCAGGCCTTTTATCGCCAGCAAGGGTTTTATCACGCCCGCATCACCCCCAAAATACAAAAGGATGAAGAGGGACGAGTGGAAGTGGAGGTGAACATCGACGAAGGCCCTTGGGTTGAAGTAACAGACGTGGATATTGAGATTGCCAACACGTTCCTTGCGGTGGAGCTCTCCACACTCCAGGACCAATGGCCTTTAAAACCCGGGGAGCGTTTCATTGAAAGCAACTATGAAGAACTCAAGCGCTTGTATCTCAACTATCTCTTAGACCATGGCTATCCCCGGGGCACAGTGGAGGGCAAGATCTATTTGGACGATGTCAAGAACACCGCCAGAATCCGGGTGAAAGTTATCCCCGGACCCTTGTCCTATTTTGGGGCAATCAGTGTCGAAGGAGAGCAAGAAACTCCAGAATATATTATTCTCAGGAAATTAACCTTTGAGAAGGGAGAGATTTTTAATTTTGAGGAAATCTATAACAGTCAGAGAAACCTTTACAAGCTGGACCTGTTTGAGAGCGTAGCGCTTACTCCCGAAGAAGTACCGGAGAAAGAACGCTATATTCCGATTTCGGTCAAGGTCAAGGAGAAGAAAAAAAGATCAATCAAACTGGGGCTGGGATACGGGGATGAGGAAGAATTACGGGCGCGCTTAGCCCTGCGCACCAGGAATGTCGGAGGTGGGGGGCGAGTGTTGGATCTGGAATCCAAGTATTCCAGCATCGAATCCCGGGTCGAAGCCATCTTCATGAATCCCCAACTCTGGGCCAGTTTTTTTGACCTAGCTATTCAGGGCGGCTGGATTCGTGAAGATCTGCCGGCCTATACCAACCGGACGTACTACACTCAATCCCGCCTGGAGCGGGACCTGCCTTGGGATTTTCGTCTTCATTTTGGTCATAATCTTCTCTTCACGCGCTATTATGACATCCATCCCGAAACCAAAGAGCTTTTACGAGAGCCTGAATCTGATGAACTTTTCCGAATTTCTTCGGCAATTTTGGGGTTGCGTCAAGAAACGACCGATAATAGCGTCGATCCTACCGAGGGAGGATTATTATTTGGAGAGGGAGAACTGGCCTCAAACTTTTTAGGCTCGAATCTGCAGTTTGGTTCGACGGTACTGGAAGGCAGGCGCTATCAGGGGATTGGCGGCAAAAAATTTATCCTGGCGGCCCGCCTCAAGTTAGGCCTTATTGAACCTATTCAGTCTACTGACGAAATCCCCCTGTATCGGCGTTTTTTCTGCGGCGGCTATAATAGTGTACGTGGTTATCGCCTGGATTATTTAGGCCCCCGGGATTCGGCAGGCAATCCGATCGGAGGCAATGCCTTGTTGGAAGGCAGTCTGGAAGCCCGAGTTCCCCTTTATAAGGAATTTCGCGGCGTCGTTTTCCTGGACTTCGGGAATGTTTACCCATTGGTCGAAGATCTGGATGTCGGTCAGTTGAAGTACTCGGCGGGTTTTGGCTTACGCTATAGCAGTCCTATTGGCCCGGTCGGGGTCGATATCGGATTCCCCCTCAATCCCATCGATCGCCACAAGGATGATTATCGCATTCATTTTACTATCGGACAGGCCTTTTAA